From one Enterococcus sp. DIV2402 genomic stretch:
- the mgsA gene encoding methylglyoxal synthase, translated as MKIALIAHDRKKDLMVKLVGAYKHILEQHELFATGTTGGRIQDETELPVHRFKSGPLGGDQQIGAMISEDALDMVIFLRDPLAAQPHEPDVTALIRLSDVYEIPLATNIGTAEILIRGLEAGFADFREVVHELDHTPLSF; from the coding sequence ATGAAAATTGCGTTAATTGCTCATGATCGTAAAAAAGACTTAATGGTAAAATTAGTTGGTGCTTACAAACATATCTTGGAGCAACATGAACTTTTTGCAACAGGAACCACAGGCGGTAGAATTCAAGATGAGACGGAATTGCCGGTGCATCGCTTTAAGTCGGGACCACTAGGTGGAGATCAACAAATTGGTGCGATGATTTCAGAAGATGCTTTAGATATGGTGATTTTTTTACGTGACCCACTAGCTGCCCAACCACATGAACCTGATGTGACGGCATTAATCCGTTTGTCAGATGTCTATGAAATTCCGTTAGCAACAAACATTGGGACGGCAGAAATTTTGATTCGTGGCTTAGAAGCTGGCTTTGCAGATTTTCGAGAAGTGGTTCATGAATTAGATCATACACCGTTGTCCTTTTAA